One Antarctobacter heliothermus DNA segment encodes these proteins:
- a CDS encoding ABC transporter permease, with protein sequence MMTLFWIAAAFAALLATGWVMRFAGQTATGNKPAFRDMSLAVAFGYVLGVAVIVFAVWYYFQPAVTEQGMAVAGVLFFRWAVQGFAIFAVAAWIFRFLGRMVGSAGTKKLFRQMPLTAAFGLLVILIYAVLAIFAGAIAPYGQAEVFDQVNALPGGNAATGGNPAHLLGTDQIGRDLLSRLIYGAQNTVGIAFATTCIAFFLGGTFGFLAAVAQGWFDQILSRSVDVLMAIPSLIFALLLMTIASAWAGSEKWLLTVYMVLIIAVIDSTRVFRLARAVGMNIVVMDYIEAAKLRGEGLPYLIFREILPNAMAPLLAEFGLRFCFVFLTIASLSFLGVGIQPPLADWGTMVRDLAQFINFAAFSPLTAALPLMAAGAIALLTVAVNFVVDWMLHRSSGLKE encoded by the coding sequence ATGATGACGTTGTTCTGGATCGCCGCCGCATTTGCGGCCTTGTTGGCCACGGGCTGGGTCATGCGCTTTGCGGGCCAGACGGCCACCGGCAACAAACCCGCCTTTCGTGACATGTCGCTGGCGGTGGCCTTTGGCTATGTGCTGGGTGTCGCGGTTATCGTCTTTGCGGTCTGGTACTATTTCCAGCCGGCGGTGACGGAACAGGGCATGGCAGTTGCGGGTGTGCTGTTCTTTCGCTGGGCGGTGCAGGGGTTTGCCATCTTTGCCGTTGCGGCGTGGATCTTTCGCTTTCTTGGCCGGATGGTCGGCTCCGCCGGTACCAAAAAGCTGTTCCGCCAGATGCCGCTGACGGCGGCATTCGGTCTGCTGGTCATTCTGATTTATGCGGTTCTTGCGATCTTTGCCGGGGCCATTGCGCCCTATGGTCAGGCAGAGGTGTTTGATCAGGTCAACGCACTGCCCGGCGGCAACGCGGCCACGGGCGGCAATCCGGCGCACCTGCTGGGGACTGACCAGATCGGGCGCGACCTGCTGAGCCGCCTGATCTACGGCGCGCAAAACACCGTCGGCATCGCCTTTGCCACCACCTGCATTGCCTTCTTTCTGGGCGGCACCTTTGGGTTTCTGGCGGCAGTCGCGCAGGGCTGGTTCGACCAGATCCTGAGTCGTTCCGTCGATGTTCTGATGGCGATCCCCTCGCTGATCTTTGCGTTGCTGCTGATGACCATCGCCAGTGCATGGGCCGGATCGGAAAAGTGGCTGCTGACCGTGTATATGGTGCTGATCATCGCCGTGATCGACAGCACGCGGGTGTTCCGTCTGGCCCGCGCGGTCGGCATGAACATCGTGGTGATGGATTACATCGAGGCGGCCAAGCTGCGCGGTGAGGGCCTGCCCTATCTGATTTTCCGTGAGATCCTGCCCAACGCCATGGCACCGCTGCTGGCCGAATTCGGTTTGCGGTTCTGCTTTGTCTTCCTGACCATCGCTTCGTTGTCGTTCCTTGGTGTCGGCATCCAGCCACCGCTGGCCGATTGGGGCACCATGGTCCGCGACCTTGCGCAGTTCATCAACTTTGCCGCCTTCTCACCGCTGACCGCCGCGCTGCCGCTGATGGCCGCCGGGGCGATCGCGCTGCTGACCGTGGCGGTCAACTTTGTGGTCGACTGGATGCTGCACCGAAGCTCGGGCCTGAAGGAGTGA
- a CDS encoding ABC transporter permease, with amino-acid sequence MNSVLKIILQRLALGLLTLFIVSIVIFTAVNMLPGDFAEAILGQGATPEAVEAIRRDLGLDQHPIARYFDWLAGALRGDLGNSFAQANFASFVGDDSGVRVTVAQQIAPRFANTMFLAGVTAAIAVPFAVMLGILAALYRNSVFDKVANISTLTSISSPEFFLAYILILFLAVLNPVLPSLSNIYDGMGFGERLQKTMLPALTLTLVVTAHMMRMTRAAIINLLASPYIEMARLKGIKPMRVIIKHALPNALAPIINVIALNLAYLITGVVVVEVVFVYPGIGQLFVDSVKIRDIPVVQACCLIFAGAYILLNLTADILSILSNPRLRHPK; translated from the coding sequence TTGAACTCAGTTCTCAAGATCATTCTACAGCGTCTTGCGCTGGGTTTATTGACCCTGTTCATCGTCTCGATTGTAATTTTCACAGCAGTCAACATGTTGCCGGGCGACTTCGCAGAGGCGATCCTTGGGCAAGGGGCCACGCCAGAGGCGGTTGAGGCCATCCGCCGCGATCTTGGATTGGATCAGCACCCCATCGCGCGGTATTTCGATTGGCTGGCGGGTGCGCTGCGCGGCGACCTAGGCAACTCTTTCGCACAGGCCAACTTTGCCAGTTTTGTCGGCGACGATTCAGGTGTGCGGGTGACGGTGGCACAGCAGATTGCGCCGCGATTTGCCAACACCATGTTCCTTGCCGGGGTCACGGCGGCGATTGCGGTGCCCTTTGCGGTGATGCTGGGCATTCTGGCCGCGCTCTACCGCAACTCTGTCTTTGACAAGGTGGCCAACATCTCGACGCTGACGTCGATCTCCAGCCCGGAATTCTTCCTCGCTTATATCCTGATCCTGTTCCTTGCGGTGTTGAACCCGGTCCTGCCCTCGCTGTCGAATATCTATGACGGCATGGGATTTGGCGAGCGTCTGCAAAAGACCATGCTGCCCGCGCTGACCCTGACACTGGTGGTCACGGCGCATATGATGCGGATGACGCGCGCTGCGATCATCAACCTGTTGGCCAGCCCCTATATCGAAATGGCGCGGCTGAAGGGCATCAAACCGATGCGTGTCATCATCAAACACGCGCTGCCCAATGCGCTTGCGCCGATCATCAACGTGATCGCGCTGAACCTTGCTTATCTGATCACCGGCGTGGTCGTGGTTGAGGTGGTGTTTGTCTATCCGGGCATCGGGCAGCTCTTTGTCGACAGCGTCAAGATCCGCGATATCCCGGTGGTGCAGGCCTGCTGCCTGATCTTTGCCGGCGCCTATATCCTGCTGAACCTGACGGCGGACATTCTGTCGATCCTCTCCAACCCACGCCTGAGGCATCCAAAATGA
- the pip gene encoding prolyl aminopeptidase: MDKIPGQKRAVQYLYPAVDPFDQRMLDVGNGHVIYVEQCGNPEGVPVIVLHGGPGGGCSPAMRRYFDPQTYRVVLFDQRGCGRSRPHASVVNNTTWDLVADIERIRDVLDIEKAVIFGGSWGATLSLIYGISHPEAVLQLVLRGVFMMTQTELDWFYGGGAGQFWPEPWARFSDMIPAEERGDLIGAYHKRLFSGDLPTEMRFAQAWSAWENALASVYSNGQGGVAPGEYARAFARLENHYFTNAGFLAEDGWILNNIDRLRDVPGVIVQGRYDMICPPRRAWELAQAWPGADLRMIRNAGHALSEPGISAELVRVMDDLAIGFD, from the coding sequence ATGGACAAAATCCCGGGCCAAAAGCGCGCAGTGCAGTATCTCTATCCTGCGGTTGATCCTTTCGATCAGCGCATGCTGGATGTGGGGAACGGGCATGTGATCTATGTGGAACAATGCGGCAATCCCGAAGGCGTGCCGGTTATTGTCCTGCATGGTGGACCGGGCGGCGGCTGCAGTCCGGCGATGCGGCGGTATTTCGATCCGCAGACATACCGTGTTGTCCTGTTCGATCAGCGCGGTTGTGGCCGGTCGCGCCCTCATGCCAGCGTCGTCAACAACACGACCTGGGATCTGGTGGCGGACATCGAGCGGATCCGCGACGTGTTGGACATTGAAAAAGCGGTGATCTTTGGCGGCAGCTGGGGGGCCACCCTGTCATTGATCTATGGTATTTCGCACCCGGAGGCGGTTTTGCAGCTGGTGCTGCGCGGTGTCTTTATGATGACGCAAACAGAGCTGGACTGGTTCTATGGCGGCGGCGCTGGGCAGTTCTGGCCGGAACCTTGGGCGCGGTTCAGCGACATGATCCCCGCAGAGGAACGTGGCGATCTGATCGGTGCCTATCACAAGCGGCTGTTCAGCGGTGATCTTCCCACCGAAATGCGCTTTGCACAGGCGTGGTCCGCTTGGGAAAACGCGCTGGCCTCTGTCTATTCGAACGGACAGGGCGGGGTGGCGCCCGGGGAATACGCGCGCGCCTTTGCCCGGCTGGAAAACCATTATTTCACCAATGCCGGTTTCCTGGCCGAAGACGGTTGGATCCTGAACAACATCGACCGCCTGCGCGATGTGCCCGGCGTTATCGTGCAGGGACGCTATGACATGATTTGCCCGCCGCGCCGCGCGTGGGAGCTGGCTCAGGCCTGGCCCGGGGCGGATCTGCGCATGATCCGAAACGCAGGCCACGCCCTATCCGAGCCGGGGATCAGTGCAGAGCTGGTGCGGGTGATGGATGATCTTGCGATCGGGTTCGACTGA
- the ubiG gene encoding bifunctional 2-polyprenyl-6-hydroxyphenol methylase/3-demethylubiquinol 3-O-methyltransferase UbiG: MTTTVDASEIAKFEAMAAEWWDPNGKFKPLHMLNPCRLDYITSQIAEEFDRDLSTPRAFDGLRILDIGCGGGLLSEPMARLGADVVGVDAAERNIPVAQTHAAQSGLEIDYRFTTAEAMADAGEQFDAVLNMEVVEHVADPQAYLTGCQQLLKPGGLHICSTINRNPKSFAVAILGAEYVMRWLPKGTHDWSKFITPDELYDLIRKAGLNPVDRKGFVFNPITWGWSLSDRDLSVNYVTASLKPV, translated from the coding sequence ATGACCACAACCGTCGATGCGTCCGAGATTGCCAAGTTCGAAGCCATGGCCGCAGAGTGGTGGGATCCGAACGGCAAGTTCAAGCCCCTGCATATGCTGAACCCGTGCCGACTGGACTACATCACCAGCCAGATCGCCGAAGAGTTTGACCGAGATCTGAGCACGCCGCGGGCATTCGACGGTCTGCGGATTCTGGACATCGGCTGCGGCGGTGGGCTTCTGTCCGAACCAATGGCGCGGCTGGGGGCCGACGTGGTGGGTGTGGATGCCGCCGAACGCAATATCCCGGTGGCCCAGACCCATGCGGCGCAATCCGGACTGGAGATTGATTACCGTTTCACCACCGCCGAGGCGATGGCCGACGCGGGCGAACAGTTCGACGCGGTACTGAACATGGAGGTGGTCGAACATGTGGCCGACCCACAGGCCTATTTGACTGGTTGCCAACAGTTGTTGAAACCCGGCGGGCTGCACATCTGTTCGACAATCAACCGCAATCCCAAAAGTTTTGCCGTGGCGATTTTGGGCGCGGAATACGTCATGCGCTGGCTGCCCAAAGGCACACATGACTGGTCCAAATTCATCACTCCGGATGAGCTGTATGACCTGATCCGCAAGGCCGGGCTGAACCCGGTGGACCGCAAGGGGTTCGTCTTTAACCCGATTACATGGGGATGGAGCCTGTCGGACCGCGATCTGAGCGTGAACTATGTCACCGCGTCGCTGAAACCCGTTTAA
- a CDS encoding MarR family winged helix-turn-helix transcriptional regulator, whose protein sequence is MSEASALAISLFSELLTADQLLRARLTKVLPNRMEISHFSVLNHLARGGERTPAQLARAFHVTRGAMTNTLSKLEISGYVHIRPDWDDARRKLVSISPAGQSAREAALNAIMPLIDEMMGDLGEDRVRAALPVLRELRLRLEG, encoded by the coding sequence ATGAGCGAGGCCAGCGCCCTTGCCATCTCGCTGTTCAGTGAGCTGCTGACAGCCGACCAACTGCTGCGTGCTCGGCTGACCAAAGTTCTGCCAAACCGCATGGAAATCTCGCATTTCTCAGTGCTGAACCATCTCGCCCGCGGTGGAGAGCGGACGCCGGCACAACTCGCCCGCGCCTTTCACGTCACGCGCGGCGCAATGACCAATACGCTGTCGAAACTGGAAATCTCCGGTTACGTCCACATCCGCCCGGATTGGGACGACGCGCGCAGAAAACTGGTCTCGATCTCTCCAGCCGGTCAATCGGCACGAGAGGCGGCGCTGAACGCGATCATGCCGTTGATAGACGAAATGATGGGCGACCTGGGCGAAGACCGGGTGCGTGCGGCCCTGCCCGTTCTGCGTGAGCTGCGACTGCGCCTCGAAGGTTAG
- a CDS encoding carbon-nitrogen hydrolase family protein yields the protein MRVALVQMTSSDDPAENLGTMQDMLHRAKADGAQIALTPEVCNCVSMDRAHQTAVLRHERDDPVLAGLRSAAAELDLWVLAGSLAQKADPPETRFVNRSFLIGPDGHIAARYDKMHMFDVQVSETETYRESSGYAPGDRAVVAQTPLATLGLTICYDVRFAYLYRALAQAGAQILTVPAAFSPGTGPMHWQPLLQARAIETGCFVLAPAQTGTHPAQKGRARQTYGHSMVISPWGEIVLDAGTEPGVYCVDLDLSAVADARAKVPALTHDRAYAGPDT from the coding sequence ATGCGGGTCGCACTGGTCCAGATGACCTCGTCGGACGATCCGGCAGAGAACCTTGGTACGATGCAGGACATGCTGCACCGGGCCAAGGCCGACGGCGCACAGATCGCGCTTACGCCCGAGGTCTGCAACTGCGTCTCGATGGACCGCGCGCACCAGACGGCGGTGCTGCGACATGAACGGGACGACCCCGTGCTGGCCGGTCTGCGCAGTGCGGCGGCAGAGCTGGATCTCTGGGTGCTGGCCGGATCGCTGGCGCAGAAGGCCGACCCGCCAGAAACGCGCTTTGTGAACAGATCCTTCTTGATCGGCCCCGACGGCCATATCGCCGCGCGCTATGACAAAATGCACATGTTCGACGTGCAGGTGTCAGAGACAGAAACCTATCGCGAATCTTCTGGCTATGCCCCGGGGGACCGGGCGGTGGTTGCCCAAACACCGCTGGCCACCTTGGGCCTGACGATCTGCTACGACGTCCGTTTCGCCTATCTCTACCGCGCTCTGGCACAAGCTGGTGCGCAGATCCTGACCGTCCCGGCCGCTTTTTCGCCCGGCACCGGCCCGATGCATTGGCAACCCTTGCTACAGGCCCGCGCCATTGAGACGGGCTGCTTTGTTCTGGCCCCCGCGCAAACCGGCACCCACCCGGCGCAGAAGGGCCGCGCGCGACAGACCTACGGCCACAGCATGGTGATCTCTCCTTGGGGAGAGATCGTGCTGGACGCGGGTACCGAACCCGGCGTCTATTGCGTCGATCTGGATCTCAGCGCCGTGGCCGACGCACGGGCCAAGGTGCCGGCCCTGACCCATGATCGCGCCTATGCCGGGCCGGACACATGA
- the grxC gene encoding glutaredoxin 3, with the protein MQPVEMYFSPLCGFCHAAKRLLDSKGIDYTAIDVLAQPGRKSEMMQRANGRHTVPQIFVGETHVGGYDDLAALERQGKLDALLAA; encoded by the coding sequence ATGCAACCGGTCGAAATGTATTTCTCGCCGCTCTGCGGCTTTTGCCACGCGGCCAAACGACTGCTGGACAGCAAGGGTATCGATTATACCGCTATCGACGTTCTGGCACAGCCGGGGCGTAAATCCGAAATGATGCAACGCGCCAATGGCCGCCACACCGTTCCGCAGATCTTTGTCGGAGAGACCCATGTGGGCGGCTATGACGATCTCGCCGCGCTGGAGCGGCAGGGAAAGCTGGACGCTCTGCTGGCGGCCTGA